In one window of Actinomycetes bacterium DNA:
- a CDS encoding TIGR00730 family Rossman fold protein — protein MTEGPSADPTGGGEQPRPRERQRGPVLLRRSQVQETTTDQRLLDTRGPSDWVHQDPWRVLRIQSEFVEGFGALAELGRAVSVFGSARADRDTPDYAFAERLGAALADAGYAVITGGGPGIMEAANKGCCTAGGVSVGLGIELPFEQGMNEWVDIGMTFRYFFARKTMFVKYAQGFVVLPGGFGTLDELFEALTLVQTRKVTTFPVVLIGSDYWGGLIDWVRTSVLARGNVAAPDLGLLQLTDDVDEAVHIIRRSDEDRAAKWAEEQAATVAMAAAETRAATSGEPVRRRRGNGT, from the coding sequence GTGACCGAGGGACCTTCCGCCGACCCGACGGGCGGGGGCGAGCAGCCGCGGCCGCGGGAGCGGCAGCGTGGCCCGGTGCTGCTGCGCCGCTCCCAGGTACAGGAGACCACCACCGACCAGCGGCTGCTGGACACCCGGGGGCCGAGCGACTGGGTGCACCAGGACCCGTGGCGGGTGCTGCGGATCCAGTCGGAGTTCGTCGAGGGGTTCGGCGCGCTGGCCGAGCTGGGCCGGGCCGTCTCGGTCTTCGGCAGCGCCCGGGCCGACCGGGACACCCCCGACTACGCGTTCGCGGAACGGCTCGGCGCGGCGCTCGCCGACGCCGGGTACGCGGTCATCACCGGCGGCGGCCCGGGGATCATGGAGGCGGCGAACAAGGGCTGCTGCACGGCCGGCGGCGTGTCGGTGGGCCTGGGCATCGAGCTGCCGTTCGAGCAGGGCATGAACGAGTGGGTCGACATCGGCATGACCTTCCGCTACTTCTTCGCCCGCAAGACCATGTTCGTAAAGTACGCGCAGGGGTTCGTGGTGCTGCCGGGCGGCTTCGGCACCCTGGACGAGCTGTTCGAGGCGCTGACCCTGGTGCAGACCCGCAAGGTGACCACCTTCCCCGTCGTCCTCATCGGCAGCGACTACTGGGGCGGGCTGATCGACTGGGTGCGCACCTCGGTGCTGGCCCGCGGCAACGTCGCGGCTCCGGACCTCGGCCTGCTGCAGCTCACCGACGACGTGGACGAGGCGGTGCACATCATCCGGCGCTCGGACGAGGACCGCGCGGCCAAGTGGGCCGAGGAGCAGGCCGCGACCGTGGCGATGGCGGCCGCGGAGACCCGGGCGGCGACGAGCGGCGAGCCGGTGCGGCGCCGGCGCGGCAACGGCACCTGA
- the folP gene encoding dihydropteroate synthase yields MAIVNRTPDSFYDHGATFDDAAALDAVDRVVAQGAAIVDIGGVKAGPGDEVDPAEELRRTAGFVAAVRERHPGLVISVDTWRAEVGREVCAAGADLLNDAWGGVDPELAEVAAEQGVGYVCTHAGGQQPRTRPHRVAYDDVMADVLATTLGLAERAVAAGVRRNAVLIDPGHDFGKNTRQSLEVTRRLPEMVATGWPVLVSLSNKDFVGEALDLPVGERLVGTLAATVLSAWMGARVFRAHNVAETRQVLDLVAAVRGTQPPAVSRRGLA; encoded by the coding sequence ATGGCCATCGTCAACCGCACCCCGGACTCCTTCTACGACCACGGCGCCACCTTCGACGACGCCGCCGCGCTGGACGCCGTCGACCGGGTTGTCGCGCAGGGTGCCGCGATCGTGGACATCGGCGGGGTGAAGGCGGGCCCGGGGGACGAGGTCGACCCGGCCGAGGAGCTGCGCCGGACGGCCGGCTTCGTGGCCGCCGTCCGGGAGCGGCACCCCGGCCTGGTGATCAGCGTGGACACCTGGCGGGCCGAGGTGGGCCGGGAGGTGTGTGCCGCGGGCGCCGACCTCCTCAACGACGCCTGGGGTGGGGTCGACCCCGAGCTGGCCGAGGTGGCCGCCGAGCAGGGTGTCGGGTACGTCTGCACGCACGCCGGCGGCCAGCAGCCGCGGACCCGACCGCACCGGGTCGCCTACGACGACGTCATGGCCGACGTGCTGGCCACGACCCTCGGCCTGGCCGAGCGGGCCGTCGCGGCCGGGGTCCGCCGGAACGCCGTCCTCATCGACCCTGGCCACGACTTCGGCAAGAACACCCGGCAGTCGCTCGAGGTCACCCGGCGGCTGCCGGAGATGGTGGCCACCGGCTGGCCGGTTCTGGTCTCGCTGTCGAACAAGGACTTCGTCGGGGAGGCCCTCGACCTGCCGGTCGGCGAGCGGCTGGTCGGGACGCTGGCCGCCACGGTGCTCAGCGCCTGGATGGGGGCCCGGGTGTTCCGCGCGCACAACGTGGCCGAGACCCGGCAGGTGCTCGACCTGGTCGCCGCCGTCCGCGGGACCCAGCCGCCGGCGGTCTCCCGCCGCGGCCTCGCCTGA
- a CDS encoding DivIVA domain-containing protein — protein sequence MAAGRGTGLAPATSDRPDPWLPADRSMRPEDLDALRFSVGLRGYRMDEVDAVLDRLRAELAERDGRIADLERQGPAGRALLVPLVEEGTPAPEDGGGA from the coding sequence GTGGCCGCGGGTCGGGGGACCGGCCTTGCGCCGGCCACCTCCGATCGCCCGGACCCCTGGCTGCCGGCCGACCGGTCGATGCGTCCGGAGGACCTCGACGCGCTCCGGTTCTCGGTGGGGCTGCGCGGGTACCGGATGGACGAGGTGGACGCCGTCCTGGACCGGCTGCGCGCCGAGCTGGCCGAGCGCGACGGCCGGATCGCCGACCTGGAGCGTCAGGGGCCGGCCGGCCGGGCGCTGCTGGTGCCGCTGGTGGAGGAGGGGACGCCGGCGCCCGAGGACGGTGGCGGTGCCTGA